A DNA window from Kitasatospora atroaurantiaca contains the following coding sequences:
- a CDS encoding GntP family permease encodes MTTPATLLAAAPPALPHTDSDAQLLVAVLLSIGVIVLLITKLKLHPFLALTLGSGVLAAVAGAPFDKLTSSFVTGFGATVSGVGLLIGLGAMLGKLLADSGGANIIADTVLSRSSRRMLPWSMALIAAVLGLPLFFEVGVVLLIPIVLLVARRGNLPLMRIGIPALAGLSVLHGLVPPHPGPLVAVDALKADLGVTLALGLLIAVPTLIVAGPLFARVAERWVGPLELPAETTPVETGQHQRTPRLAAVLATILLPVVLMLGKALADVVIDDPKAGPQRVLDFVGSPLIALLAAVLLGMLTLGRAAGFSKARISTTVEKSLGPIAGIVFIVGAGGGFKQTLIDVGVGNAVSTWSAKWHISALLLGWLIAVLIRLATGSATVATITAAGIVAPLAVGMSSTHAALLVLAIGAGSLFFSHVNDAGFWLVKEYFGMSVGQTLKSWSVMETVISVVAIALIMPLSLVV; translated from the coding sequence GTGACGACCCCCGCCACCCTGCTCGCGGCCGCCCCACCGGCCCTGCCGCACACCGACAGCGACGCCCAGCTGCTGGTCGCGGTCCTGCTCAGCATCGGTGTGATCGTGCTGCTGATCACCAAGCTGAAGCTGCACCCCTTCCTCGCCCTGACGCTGGGCTCCGGCGTGCTCGCCGCGGTGGCGGGCGCCCCGTTCGACAAGCTCACCAGCAGCTTCGTCACCGGTTTCGGAGCCACCGTCAGCGGCGTCGGCCTGCTGATCGGGCTGGGCGCGATGCTGGGCAAGCTGCTCGCCGACTCCGGCGGGGCCAACATCATCGCGGACACCGTGCTGAGCCGCTCCAGCAGGCGCATGCTGCCCTGGTCGATGGCGCTGATCGCGGCGGTCCTCGGCCTGCCGCTGTTCTTCGAGGTCGGTGTCGTCCTGCTGATCCCGATCGTGCTGCTGGTCGCCCGCCGGGGGAACCTGCCGCTGATGCGGATCGGCATCCCGGCCCTGGCCGGCCTCTCGGTCCTGCACGGCCTGGTCCCGCCGCACCCCGGGCCGCTGGTCGCGGTGGACGCACTGAAGGCGGACCTCGGTGTCACCCTCGCCCTCGGCCTGCTGATCGCCGTCCCCACCCTGATCGTCGCGGGCCCGCTGTTCGCCCGCGTCGCCGAGCGCTGGGTCGGCCCGCTCGAGCTCCCGGCCGAGACCACGCCCGTCGAGACCGGGCAGCACCAGCGCACCCCGAGATTAGCCGCGGTCCTCGCGACGATCCTGCTGCCCGTCGTCCTGATGCTCGGCAAGGCACTGGCCGACGTGGTGATCGACGACCCCAAGGCAGGGCCGCAGCGCGTCCTCGACTTCGTCGGCTCGCCGCTGATCGCCCTGCTGGCCGCCGTCCTGCTGGGCATGCTGACCCTCGGCCGGGCCGCAGGCTTCAGCAAGGCGCGGATCTCCACCACGGTCGAGAAGTCGCTGGGACCGATCGCGGGCATCGTCTTCATCGTCGGCGCGGGTGGCGGCTTCAAGCAGACCCTGATCGACGTCGGGGTCGGCAACGCGGTCAGCACCTGGTCCGCCAAGTGGCACATCTCCGCGCTGCTGCTCGGCTGGCTGATCGCCGTCCTGATCCGGCTCGCCACCGGCTCGGCCACCGTCGCCACCATCACCGCGGCCGGCATCGTCGCCCCGCTCGCGGTCGGCATGTCCAGCACGCACGCGGCGCTGCTGGTCCTCGCGATCGGCGCCGGTTCACTGTTCTTCTCGCACGTGAACGACGCCGGGTTCTGGCTGGTCAAGGAGTACTTCGGGATGAGCGTCGGCCAGACCCTGAAGTCATGGTCGGTGATGGAGACGGTCATCTCCGTCGTCGCCATCGCGCTGATCATGCCGCTGAGCCTGGTCGTCTAG
- a CDS encoding gluconokinase yields the protein MALSVEEHRPTIVVMGVSGVGKTTVARLLAARLGLPYAEADDFHPPANIAKMSAGTPLDDRDRSPWLHALGGWLGGRAQAGTGGVVTCSALKRQYRDILRTHCPGAFFLHLSGGHGLVEDRLAHRAGHFMPASLLDSQYATLEPLQPDEHGVVLDVAHTPEQLVELAAALLRPVNGDLA from the coding sequence ATGGCTCTCAGCGTCGAGGAGCACCGGCCGACCATCGTGGTGATGGGCGTCTCCGGAGTCGGTAAGACCACCGTCGCCCGACTGCTCGCCGCACGCCTCGGCCTCCCGTACGCCGAGGCGGACGACTTCCACCCGCCGGCCAACATCGCCAAGATGTCGGCCGGCACCCCGCTCGACGACCGGGACCGCTCCCCGTGGCTGCACGCTCTCGGCGGGTGGCTGGGCGGACGGGCGCAGGCCGGGACGGGGGGAGTGGTCACCTGCTCGGCGCTCAAGCGGCAGTACCGCGACATCCTGCGGACCCACTGCCCGGGCGCGTTCTTCCTGCATCTGAGCGGCGGACACGGCCTGGTCGAGGACCGGCTCGCCCACCGGGCCGGCCACTTCATGCCCGCCTCGCTGCTCGACTCCCAGTACGCCACGCTCGAACCGCTCCAGCCGGACGAGCACGGCGTGGTGCTGGACGTCGCCCACACCCCCGAACAGCTCGTCGAGCTGGCCGCGGCACTGCTGCGGCCCGTCAATGGAGACCTCGCGTGA
- a CDS encoding DUF1326 domain-containing protein: MTYTISGNYVAACSCAVICGCAVDAQPRDAQGGTECRGAAVFHINEGNLDDLDLSGVDFAFYNLFPSHLTAGDWKVGLVVDSGASDEQAGALERLVSGREGGPFGELAQFFGEYLGMERAGVSLTDGETPGFRVEGRSEVSFEALKGMDGTPTTIKNAMFGFAPEYQVGKSTGSSDAFGLSFNGDYGERADFVFSSEEEGAVHGRV, translated from the coding sequence ATGACGTACACGATCTCCGGCAACTACGTCGCGGCCTGTTCGTGCGCCGTGATCTGCGGATGTGCGGTCGACGCGCAGCCCAGGGACGCGCAGGGCGGTACCGAGTGCCGTGGTGCAGCTGTCTTTCACATCAACGAGGGCAATCTCGACGACCTGGACCTGTCCGGTGTCGACTTCGCCTTCTACAACCTCTTCCCGTCGCACCTGACTGCGGGCGACTGGAAGGTCGGGCTGGTCGTCGACAGCGGCGCCAGCGACGAGCAGGCCGGTGCGCTCGAACGGCTCGTCTCGGGCCGGGAGGGCGGGCCGTTCGGCGAACTCGCGCAGTTCTTCGGTGAGTACCTCGGAATGGAGCGGGCCGGTGTGTCCCTCACCGACGGGGAGACGCCGGGATTCCGCGTCGAGGGGCGCAGCGAGGTCTCGTTCGAGGCGTTGAAGGGAATGGACGGGACTCCGACGACGATCAAGAACGCGATGTTCGGCTTCGCCCCCGAGTACCAGGTCGGCAAGTCCACGGGCAGCTCGGACGCCTTCGGTCTGAGCTTCAACGGGGACTACGGCGAGCGGGCCGACTTCGTCTTCAGCAGCGAGGAGGAAGGGGCCGTCCACGGACGCGTATGA
- a CDS encoding DUF6126 family protein, producing the protein MSDAKADEKSKRKSMMIRAVIYIAATHVWAGFMILLFTLGKR; encoded by the coding sequence ATGAGCGACGCCAAGGCGGACGAGAAGAGCAAGCGAAAGTCGATGATGATCCGCGCCGTCATCTACATCGCGGCGACCCACGTGTGGGCGGGCTTCATGATCCTGCTCTTCACCCTCGGCAAGCGCTGA
- a CDS encoding SulP family inorganic anion transporter, producing the protein MARSPRRDLLAGLTVAIVALPLALGFGVASGAGAQAGLATAVVAGALAAVFGGSNLQVSGPTGAMTVVLVPIVHEYGASGVLTVGLLAGVLLILLALAGAGRYMAYVPAPVVEGFTVGIAGVIGLQQVPAALGVAPRGGENVVVSAAHAVADFSSGPHLASLAVAAGVALVMLVGGRLRPGVPFSLLAVVAATVVTGVAELDVATIGHLPAGLPMPSFGFFDAGAVPALATSALAVAALAALESLMSATAADAMTVSERHDGDRELFGQGVANLVAPLFGGVAATGAIARTAVNVRSGAASRLAALIHAVVLAAVVFAAAPLVSGIPLAALAGVLIATAVRMVEVGSLRALARAGRGEAAVLLLTAAATLAFDLVTAVIAGLVVAGVLALRQVARTAGLTKVALHEGLPPADHHREEQELLAEHMVAYRIDGPMFFAAAHSFLLELAEASNVKVVILRLSRVTAIDATGALVLGDVIGKLRRRHVTVLVSGVREEHLRTLDALDVLGELRADGQVFGTTPEAIAHARAQLHRTGILPVGTAEATENQGAPR; encoded by the coding sequence ATGGCCCGTTCCCCGCGCCGGGACCTGCTGGCGGGCCTGACCGTCGCGATCGTCGCTCTCCCGCTCGCCCTCGGCTTCGGCGTCGCCTCGGGCGCCGGGGCCCAGGCCGGGCTGGCCACCGCGGTGGTGGCCGGGGCACTCGCCGCGGTCTTCGGCGGCTCGAACCTCCAGGTCAGCGGGCCGACCGGGGCCATGACCGTGGTCCTCGTCCCGATCGTCCACGAGTACGGCGCGTCCGGTGTCCTGACGGTGGGTCTGCTGGCCGGAGTGCTGCTGATCCTGCTGGCACTGGCCGGTGCCGGCCGGTACATGGCGTACGTGCCCGCGCCCGTGGTGGAAGGCTTCACGGTCGGCATCGCCGGGGTGATCGGGCTTCAGCAGGTGCCCGCCGCGCTGGGCGTCGCGCCGCGCGGCGGGGAGAACGTCGTGGTGAGCGCCGCGCACGCGGTCGCCGACTTCTCGTCCGGTCCGCACCTCGCCTCGCTCGCCGTGGCGGCGGGGGTGGCGCTGGTCATGCTGGTGGGCGGCCGGCTCCGTCCGGGAGTCCCGTTCTCGCTGCTCGCCGTGGTCGCCGCGACGGTGGTCACCGGTGTCGCCGAGTTGGACGTGGCCACCATCGGACACCTGCCGGCCGGGCTGCCGATGCCCTCGTTCGGCTTCTTCGATGCGGGCGCCGTGCCGGCCCTGGCCACCTCGGCCCTGGCGGTCGCGGCCCTGGCAGCCCTGGAGTCGCTGATGTCGGCGACCGCGGCCGACGCCATGACGGTCTCCGAACGACACGACGGTGACCGCGAGCTCTTCGGCCAGGGCGTGGCCAACCTGGTCGCCCCGCTGTTCGGCGGCGTCGCCGCCACCGGCGCGATAGCCCGGACGGCGGTCAACGTCCGCTCCGGCGCCGCCTCCCGCCTGGCCGCGCTGATCCATGCGGTCGTCCTGGCGGCCGTGGTCTTCGCGGCCGCCCCGCTGGTGTCGGGCATCCCGCTGGCCGCGCTGGCGGGCGTGCTGATCGCCACGGCCGTCCGGATGGTGGAGGTCGGGTCGCTGCGGGCGCTGGCCAGAGCCGGTCGCGGGGAGGCGGCCGTGCTGCTGCTCACCGCCGCTGCCACGCTGGCCTTCGATCTGGTCACCGCGGTGATCGCCGGGCTGGTGGTGGCCGGCGTGCTGGCGCTGCGCCAGGTCGCCCGGACGGCCGGTCTCACCAAGGTGGCCCTCCACGAAGGGCTGCCGCCCGCCGACCACCACCGCGAGGAGCAGGAACTGCTCGCGGAGCACATGGTGGCGTACCGGATCGACGGCCCGATGTTCTTCGCCGCCGCCCACAGCTTCCTGCTCGAACTCGCCGAGGCCAGCAACGTCAAGGTGGTCATCCTGCGGCTCTCCCGGGTCACGGCGATCGACGCGACCGGGGCGCTGGTGCTGGGCGACGTGATCGGCAAGCTGCGCCGGCGGCATGTGACGGTCCTGGTCTCCGGGGTGCGCGAGGAGCATCTGCGCACCCTCGACGCCCTCGACGTGCTGGGCGAGCTGAGAGCCGACGGCCAGGTCTTCGGGACCACGCCCGAGGCGATCGCCCACGCCCGGGCCCAGCTGCACCGCACAGGTATCCTGCCCGTCGGGACCGCCGAAGCCACCGAGAACCAAGGAGCCCCGCGATGA
- a CDS encoding ArsR/SmtB family transcription factor → MPVPLYQAKAEFFRTLGHPARIRVLELLQDGPRPVRELLAEIDIEASSLSQQLAVLRRTQLVTATREGNTVVYALSTPDVAELLRAARRILTDMIADQGELLAELRGGEVRGTRR, encoded by the coding sequence ATGCCGGTCCCGCTGTACCAGGCCAAGGCGGAGTTCTTCCGCACTCTCGGCCACCCGGCCCGTATACGAGTGCTCGAACTGCTCCAGGACGGCCCGCGCCCCGTCCGCGAGTTGCTCGCCGAGATCGACATCGAGGCCTCCAGCCTCTCCCAGCAGCTCGCCGTCCTGCGCCGCACCCAGCTGGTCACCGCCACCCGCGAGGGCAACACCGTGGTCTACGCCCTGAGCACCCCGGACGTCGCCGAACTGCTCCGTGCCGCCCGCCGGATCCTCACCGACATGATCGCCGACCAGGGGGAGCTGCTGGCCGAGCTGCGCGGCGGCGAAGTCCGCGGAACACGCCGGTGA
- a CDS encoding FadR/GntR family transcriptional regulator has protein sequence MDIQGLPGRLLADLGPAIASGEIPAGTVLRSEELEAKYGVSRTVVREAVRILESMRLVTSKRRVGITVQPKSDWDVFDPLVIRWRLAGTDRSAQLRSLGSLRVAIEPAAAALAARQATDDQRRELGALAVELTVTARAADLETFLKHDIAFHATVLRASGNEMFAHLGDTVGAVLTGRTEHHLMPHQPKPYAVKLHREVADAICAGDAEQAERAMRTIVVGALDELDATLG, from the coding sequence ATGGACATCCAGGGCCTGCCCGGCCGACTTCTCGCAGACCTCGGACCGGCCATCGCATCCGGCGAGATCCCGGCGGGCACGGTCCTGCGCAGCGAGGAGCTCGAGGCGAAGTACGGGGTGTCCCGGACGGTGGTCCGCGAGGCGGTGCGGATCCTGGAGTCGATGCGGCTGGTCACGTCGAAGCGGCGGGTGGGCATCACGGTTCAGCCCAAGTCGGACTGGGACGTCTTCGACCCGCTGGTGATCCGCTGGCGGCTGGCCGGTACGGACCGCTCGGCGCAGTTGCGCTCGCTCGGCTCGCTGCGGGTCGCGATCGAGCCGGCCGCGGCGGCACTGGCGGCCCGTCAGGCGACCGACGACCAGCGGCGGGAGCTCGGCGCACTGGCCGTCGAACTCACCGTCACCGCCCGCGCCGCCGATCTGGAGACCTTCCTGAAGCACGACATCGCCTTCCACGCGACCGTCCTGCGGGCATCGGGGAACGAGATGTTCGCCCACCTCGGCGACACGGTCGGGGCGGTGCTGACCGGGCGGACGGAGCATCACCTGATGCCGCATCAGCCCAAGCCGTACGCGGTGAAGCTGCACCGGGAGGTGGCGGACGCGATCTGCGCGGGCGACGCCGAGCAGGCCGAGCGGGCGATGCGCACGATCGTGGTGGGGGCGCTCGACGAGCTGGACGCGACCCTCGGCTGA